In Anaerococcus prevotii DSM 20548, the genomic window TAAACTTTTGATAAAACTTAATAAGTCTTATAAACAACCTATTTATCATAATAGACTATATTTTTCTTAAAAGCCTTACTCAAAACATGACCCAAGGATTTTTTTAATTTGTCATAAGTAAAATCTGTCGTATGTTTCTTAGGAATAATTACTATATCTACTCCATTTATAGAAGCATAATTAAGCCTAAGAATCTCTCTTAACTTCCTTTTTAGTGAATTTCTTTGGTTGGCCTTGCCGATTTTTTTGCTAATAGTAATTCCAAAT contains:
- the rnpA gene encoding ribonuclease P protein component, encoding MEKRISLRKDLDFQRVYKKNKAFYNRDFTVLIKNNGLNHPRFGITISKKIGKANQRNSLKRKLREILRLNYASINGVDIVIIPKKHTTDFTYDKLKKSLGHVLSKAFKKNIVYYDK